A single genomic interval of Comamonas sp. 26 harbors:
- a CDS encoding cytochrome c, with product MIKTNYTLAALVLTAFVGTAAHADQAAQMARGKELFITASVPACAVCHTLKDAGTEGAIGPVLDELQPDAARVARALKDGIGAMPSFKATMSEADIAAVALYVSKASGGAK from the coding sequence ATGATCAAGACTAACTACACCCTCGCCGCTCTGGTGTTGACCGCCTTTGTGGGCACAGCGGCACATGCCGATCAAGCGGCCCAGATGGCGCGCGGCAAAGAGCTGTTTATTACGGCTTCGGTCCCTGCCTGTGCCGTGTGCCACACCCTGAAGGACGCTGGTACCGAAGGCGCTATCGGCCCTGTGCTGGACGAGCTGCAGCCCGATGCCGCCCGTGTGGCCCGCGCGCTGAAGGATGGCATTGGTGCCATGCCTTCTTTCAAGGCCACCATGAGCGAAGCCGACATTGCCGCAGTGGCGCTGTACGTGAGCAAGGCCAGCGGCGGCGCCAAGTAA
- a CDS encoding methyltransferase type 12: MFKHLPSLIWPLPALLTWLLSWVIFFGCSRVAPWWLALLLAGVVSSLASLWGHSWWRRLMIAAGFPLSFVVLSASQLPAWGWLLPLALLLLIYPINAWRDAPVFPTPALALQGLAKVVKLPEQAVVLDAGCGLGDGLRALRSELPDARLQGLEWSWPLTLACALRCPWARVRRGDIWLADWSGYQLVYLFQRPESMGRAAVKAATEMQPGSWLVSLDFQLPGVEATACLEGNSRHKVWIYAMPLDDAERS, from the coding sequence ATGTTTAAACATCTGCCCTCGCTGATCTGGCCTTTGCCCGCCTTGCTGACCTGGCTGCTCTCCTGGGTCATTTTTTTTGGATGCAGCCGTGTCGCTCCCTGGTGGCTGGCCCTGTTGCTAGCGGGCGTCGTCAGCTCACTCGCCAGCCTCTGGGGCCATAGCTGGTGGCGTCGGCTGATGATTGCAGCGGGGTTTCCTCTGTCCTTTGTGGTGCTCAGCGCCAGCCAGTTGCCCGCGTGGGGCTGGTTGCTGCCACTGGCTTTGCTGCTACTGATCTACCCCATCAACGCCTGGCGTGATGCGCCCGTCTTCCCTACGCCAGCGCTTGCGCTGCAGGGGCTGGCAAAGGTGGTGAAACTGCCTGAGCAAGCTGTGGTGCTGGATGCTGGATGTGGCCTGGGAGATGGCCTGCGCGCACTGCGCAGCGAACTGCCAGATGCGCGCTTGCAAGGTCTTGAATGGAGCTGGCCGTTAACGCTGGCCTGCGCTCTGCGCTGCCCTTGGGCGCGTGTGCGGCGCGGCGATATCTGGCTGGCGGACTGGAGCGGCTACCAGCTGGTCTATCTCTTCCAGCGACCCGAGAGCATGGGCCGCGCAGCCGTCAAGGCGGCGACCGAGATGCAGCCCGGCAGCTGGCTGGTCAGCCTGGACTTCCAGCTGCCGGGGGTGGAGGCTACGGCCTGCCTCGAAGGCAACAGCCGCCACAAGGTGTGGATCTACGCCATGCCGCTGGATGACGCAGAACGCAGCTGA
- a CDS encoding tetratricopeptide repeat protein — MRLVLPSLSLAALALAGCAAQSPQDQLAPTSPTVRLCEGNNCSDLPRNVATFRGEPVNPEAERRRLALEQKAESDPRAAYDLGLRYLRGDGVERNSYQAIEWMRKAGDAGNGNAQFALGRLYLLGFEEMGPDPAEAEAWLSRAAAKGFKEAKRLLPQAQAAKQNAQARYQAIEDERKSWNTWYISGPYYMSWGSSGWYWR; from the coding sequence ATGCGCCTGGTTCTACCAAGCCTTTCTTTGGCCGCTCTTGCACTGGCAGGTTGCGCTGCGCAGTCGCCGCAAGACCAGCTTGCACCGACGTCGCCTACCGTGCGTCTGTGCGAAGGCAATAACTGTTCAGATCTGCCGCGCAATGTGGCGACCTTCCGTGGCGAGCCCGTCAATCCTGAAGCCGAGCGCCGCCGTCTGGCGCTGGAGCAGAAGGCCGAGTCAGATCCTCGTGCGGCCTATGACCTGGGTCTGCGCTATCTGCGCGGCGATGGAGTGGAGCGCAACAGCTATCAGGCCATTGAATGGATGCGCAAGGCCGGTGATGCAGGCAATGGCAATGCGCAGTTTGCGCTGGGACGCCTGTACCTGCTGGGGTTTGAGGAGATGGGGCCAGACCCCGCAGAAGCCGAGGCCTGGCTGTCGCGCGCAGCGGCCAAGGGCTTCAAGGAAGCCAAGCGCCTGCTGCCTCAGGCACAGGCAGCCAAACAGAATGCGCAGGCACGCTATCAGGCCATTGAAGACGAGCGCAAGTCCTGGAACACCTGGTACATAAGCGGACCTTATTACATGAGCTGGGGTTCATCGGGTTGGTACTGGCGCTGA
- a CDS encoding FAD-binding oxidoreductase — protein MNAPVAPTVLQPEFVQRPIPDEFLQALSARFDGQCSTALAVREQHGRDEGSIAAPPPAAVVFAESTKDVQDAVKLCDQYGAPVIAYGAGSSLEGHLLAVQGGITIDVSRMKQVLSVNTEDLTITVQPGITRKALNDAIKDTGFFFPIDPGADASIGGMTSTRASGTNAVRYGTMRENVLALEVVTANGDVIRTGNRAKKSAAGYDLTRLMVGSEGTLGIFTEITLRIYPLPEAVSAAICSFVSIENAVHTVIQTIQMGIPIARVELVDVNSVRMVNAYSKLDLREEPMLLMEFHGSPTGVKEQAEMVQDIANEFGGNAFEWAERPEDRTRLFTARHNAYFAAVSSVPGCRCITTDACVPISRLADALLECVTEADASGIPYFLVGHVGDGNFHFGYLIDPDNDAQRQQGEQLNHQLVARAIALGGTCTGEHGIGIHKQDFLLEEAGAGAVQMMRAIKQALDPKNILNPGKIFQLQ, from the coding sequence ATGAACGCACCCGTTGCCCCTACCGTGCTGCAGCCTGAATTTGTGCAGCGCCCGATTCCTGATGAATTTTTGCAAGCCCTGTCCGCACGCTTTGACGGCCAGTGCTCTACCGCTCTGGCGGTACGCGAGCAGCATGGCCGCGATGAAGGCTCGATTGCCGCGCCACCACCGGCTGCCGTGGTGTTTGCCGAGTCCACCAAGGACGTGCAAGACGCTGTCAAGCTCTGCGACCAGTACGGCGCTCCCGTGATTGCCTATGGCGCTGGCTCGTCGCTGGAAGGCCATTTGCTGGCCGTGCAAGGCGGCATCACCATCGATGTGAGTCGCATGAAGCAGGTGCTTTCGGTCAACACCGAAGACCTGACGATTACTGTGCAGCCTGGCATCACGCGCAAGGCGCTCAACGATGCGATCAAGGACACGGGCTTCTTCTTCCCCATAGACCCCGGTGCTGATGCATCGATTGGCGGAATGACATCTACCCGCGCCAGCGGCACCAATGCCGTGCGCTACGGCACTATGCGCGAGAACGTGCTGGCTCTCGAGGTGGTAACGGCCAATGGCGACGTGATCCGCACCGGCAACCGTGCCAAGAAGAGCGCCGCAGGCTACGACCTGACACGCCTGATGGTGGGCAGCGAAGGCACGCTGGGCATCTTCACCGAGATCACGCTGCGCATCTATCCGCTGCCTGAAGCAGTGAGTGCGGCCATCTGCTCTTTTGTCAGCATAGAGAACGCGGTGCACACCGTGATTCAGACCATTCAGATGGGCATTCCGATTGCTCGCGTGGAGCTGGTGGATGTGAATTCCGTGCGCATGGTCAACGCCTACAGCAAGCTGGATCTGCGTGAAGAACCCATGCTGCTGATGGAGTTCCACGGCTCGCCAACGGGCGTGAAAGAGCAAGCGGAAATGGTGCAGGACATTGCCAATGAATTTGGTGGCAATGCCTTTGAATGGGCAGAACGCCCCGAAGACCGCACACGCCTGTTTACCGCACGTCACAACGCCTACTTTGCCGCCGTGTCCAGCGTGCCCGGCTGCCGCTGTATCACCACCGATGCCTGCGTGCCCATCAGCCGCCTGGCCGATGCATTGCTGGAGTGCGTGACCGAGGCTGATGCCAGCGGCATTCCCTACTTCCTGGTGGGCCACGTGGGCGATGGCAACTTCCACTTCGGCTATTTGATCGACCCCGATAACGATGCCCAGCGCCAGCAGGGCGAGCAGCTCAACCACCAGCTGGTAGCACGCGCCATTGCGCTGGGCGGTACCTGCACGGGCGAACATGGCATTGGCATCCACAAGCAGGACTTTTTGCTCGAAGAAGCCGGTGCTGGCGCGGTGCAGATGATGCGGGCCATCAAGCAGGCACTTGACCCCAAGAACATTCTCAACCCCGGCAAGATCTTTCAGCTTCAATAA
- a CDS encoding tripartite tricarboxylate transporter substrate binding protein, whose product MRDTGRRSFIQGLAGVSAACVFGGAMSARAVQTQPWPTRPIKLVVTFPPGGSSDIVARVLAPLLSEKLGQSIVIENKPGAGSSIGAQIVAHSANDGYTLLVSNSAAMSIAPSLLQSPGYDPVRSFEHLAYIGAVPTVFAVHPSVPVNTLSELVSWIKEQPAPVAFGSGGAASVGHLVGEQFAQTLKLPMEHVPYRGAGPMRADLLSGHIKIAIDALPQNIALQKQGRLKLLALTSPRRVAQAPAVPSVAELGLAQLVSENFVGISAPAGLPKALGEKIATAVRQISARADFAQSLETQGFVMRDMEASAFSKLIPDQHQAWAGIAKKTGARL is encoded by the coding sequence ATGCGCGATACAGGTCGCAGATCATTCATACAGGGGCTTGCGGGTGTATCGGCGGCATGCGTTTTTGGTGGTGCCATGTCTGCACGAGCGGTACAGACGCAGCCCTGGCCGACGCGGCCTATCAAGCTGGTTGTGACCTTTCCACCCGGTGGTTCCAGCGATATCGTGGCGCGTGTTCTGGCACCTCTGCTTTCCGAGAAGCTGGGGCAGAGCATCGTCATTGAAAACAAGCCCGGCGCTGGCTCCTCTATAGGGGCGCAGATCGTGGCCCACAGTGCCAATGACGGCTACACGCTGCTGGTCTCCAACTCGGCCGCTATGTCGATTGCTCCTTCGCTGCTGCAAAGTCCCGGTTACGACCCCGTGCGCAGCTTTGAGCACCTGGCCTATATCGGTGCAGTGCCCACGGTGTTCGCCGTCCATCCATCGGTGCCTGTCAACACCTTGAGCGAACTGGTGAGCTGGATCAAGGAGCAGCCGGCCCCCGTGGCCTTTGGCAGTGGCGGCGCGGCCTCGGTTGGGCATCTGGTGGGTGAGCAGTTTGCACAGACGCTGAAGCTACCCATGGAGCATGTGCCCTATCGCGGTGCAGGGCCCATGCGCGCAGACCTGCTCAGCGGCCATATCAAGATCGCCATTGATGCGTTGCCGCAGAACATCGCGCTGCAAAAACAGGGGCGGCTCAAGCTGCTGGCCTTGACCTCGCCACGCCGTGTTGCGCAAGCTCCCGCAGTGCCCAGCGTGGCCGAGCTGGGTCTGGCACAGCTGGTGTCCGAAAACTTTGTCGGCATATCGGCCCCCGCTGGATTACCCAAGGCATTGGGCGAAAAAATCGCTACCGCCGTGCGGCAGATCAGCGCCCGCGCCGACTTTGCGCAGTCGCTTGAAACACAGGGTTTTGTGATGCGCGACATGGAAGCATCCGCCTTCAGCAAATTGATTCCTGACCAGCATCAGGCATGGGCAGGGATTGCCAAAAAAACTGGTGCTCGACTTTAA
- a CDS encoding BMP family ABC transporter substrate-binding protein — protein MINNKQISPRKPRYAVVLFGPEGQGSFNESGLQGVRKSRLAGYEVDVLWVAAQSAQQRAEEMSVLGGGSFDLILAHGGQGDGPVQILAERWPAQAFVVTQGSWSAPNVARYEVLQEQSAFLAGVLASQWSQTGSVGHFSGEKVPPGLRGRAAYADGLRSAGFHGDLATLFCGHQHRPEWAKTCVSQMIEQTGLDIVFAMIDGGRPGVTQACREHGAVQIGNVLNWVERDPSVFVASAICDSGEALFRAIQDHERGALPLGGYRAFGLEEPELVRLEMGARVTTKHRAIVDEWAHKLVSSQHLIELSYGGAEFPLPKAELVS, from the coding sequence ATGATAAATAACAAGCAGATTTCCCCTAGAAAGCCGCGTTACGCTGTGGTGCTTTTCGGGCCTGAAGGACAGGGTAGTTTCAATGAGTCCGGCCTGCAGGGCGTGCGCAAGTCCAGGCTTGCAGGGTATGAAGTCGATGTGCTGTGGGTGGCCGCTCAATCCGCACAACAACGGGCCGAGGAAATGAGCGTGCTGGGCGGTGGCAGCTTCGACCTGATTCTGGCCCACGGCGGTCAGGGCGATGGCCCGGTGCAGATACTGGCCGAGCGCTGGCCCGCACAAGCTTTTGTGGTCACCCAGGGCAGCTGGAGCGCCCCCAATGTGGCGCGCTATGAGGTCTTGCAGGAACAGTCCGCTTTTCTGGCCGGAGTGCTCGCCAGCCAGTGGAGCCAGACGGGCAGCGTGGGGCACTTTTCCGGTGAGAAAGTGCCACCCGGCTTGCGTGGCCGTGCGGCTTATGCAGACGGTCTTAGAAGTGCTGGTTTTCATGGCGATTTGGCCACGCTGTTCTGCGGCCATCAGCATCGGCCCGAGTGGGCGAAAACCTGCGTCTCGCAAATGATCGAGCAGACGGGTCTGGACATTGTGTTTGCCATGATTGATGGCGGCCGCCCCGGTGTCACCCAGGCCTGCCGCGAACATGGCGCGGTGCAGATTGGCAACGTGCTTAACTGGGTGGAGCGCGATCCCTCGGTGTTTGTCGCCTCGGCCATTTGCGACTCGGGTGAGGCCTTGTTCCGTGCGATTCAGGATCATGAGCGCGGGGCGCTGCCACTGGGCGGCTACCGGGCGTTTGGGCTGGAAGAGCCGGAGCTGGTGCGGCTGGAAATGGGCGCGCGCGTCACCACCAAACACCGGGCTATCGTCGATGAATGGGCGCATAAGCTGGTGAGCAGCCAGCACCTCATCGAGCTGAGTTATGGTGGTGCCGAGTTCCCCTTGCCGAAAGCAGAATTGGTGAGCTGA
- a CDS encoding cob(I)yrinic acid a,c-diamide adenosyltransferase, protein MGNRLSQIATRTGDDGTTGLGDNTRVSKNSGRPHAMGDVDELNSHIGLLLCENLPQDVRDLLVEVQHQLFNLGGELSMPGYELLKDDALLQLDNALAHYNANLPRLLEFILPAGTRAASQAHICRTVARRAERHVVALEQAEAMRPAPRQYLNRLSDLLFVLARVLNRVDGGDDVYWKSERLAKSQAESE, encoded by the coding sequence ATGGGCAACCGCCTCTCGCAAATCGCCACTCGCACCGGCGACGATGGAACCACCGGCCTGGGTGACAACACCCGCGTATCGAAGAACAGCGGCCGCCCGCACGCCATGGGCGATGTGGACGAGCTGAACTCCCATATCGGTCTGCTGCTGTGCGAGAACTTGCCGCAGGATGTGCGCGACCTGTTGGTTGAGGTGCAGCACCAGCTGTTCAATCTGGGGGGGGAGCTGTCCATGCCCGGCTACGAGCTGCTCAAGGACGATGCGCTTTTGCAGCTTGATAACGCGCTGGCCCACTACAACGCCAACCTGCCGCGCCTGCTTGAATTCATCTTGCCCGCAGGCACACGCGCAGCATCGCAAGCCCATATCTGCCGCACGGTAGCCCGCCGCGCCGAGCGCCATGTGGTGGCGCTGGAGCAGGCAGAAGCCATGCGCCCCGCGCCGCGCCAGTATCTGAATCGCTTGTCTGACCTGCTGTTTGTTCTGGCCCGTGTCCTGAACCGTGTGGACGGTGGCGATGATGTGTACTGGAAGAGTGAGCGACTGGCCAAGAGTCAGGCCGAATCTGAATAA
- the boxA gene encoding benzoyl-CoA 2,3-epoxidase subunit BoxA codes for MSTTLVENGILKQHLIDPEICIRCNTCEATCPVGAITHDDTNYVVMADKCNGCMDCISPCPTGSIDNWRLVPVSKPYGVQEQLGWESLPSELSGDALAAAQGGDNAAEVHDLSQAQAVIAAAAGLAASGASSADGDAFRAASYGATTPPWSAAHAYTNLHGPKAPVTATVVGNLNCTEAGFDNETHHIVLDFGAMPFPVLEGQSLGIIPPGVDASGKPHVARQYSIASARNGERPGYNNLALTVKRVVEDHQGLAVRGVASNYLCDLQVGDKVQVIGPFGSSFLMPNHPRSHIVMICTGTGSAPMRAMTEWRRRLRKSGKFEGGKLLLFFGARTPQELPYFGPLQSLPKDFIDSNFAFSRIAGQPKRYVQDAMRERTADLMELLRDDNTHIYVCGLKSMEEGVVLALCDVAQQAGLSWEDLGTKLKREGRLHLETY; via the coding sequence ATGAGCACCACACTGGTTGAAAACGGCATCCTGAAGCAGCACCTGATTGACCCGGAAATCTGCATTCGCTGCAACACCTGCGAGGCAACCTGCCCGGTAGGAGCCATCACGCATGACGACACCAACTACGTCGTCATGGCAGACAAGTGCAATGGCTGCATGGACTGTATTTCGCCCTGCCCCACGGGCTCCATCGACAACTGGCGCTTGGTGCCCGTCAGCAAGCCCTATGGCGTGCAAGAGCAACTGGGCTGGGAGAGCCTTCCCTCCGAGCTTTCAGGCGATGCACTGGCCGCAGCACAAGGTGGTGACAATGCGGCCGAGGTGCATGATTTAAGTCAGGCACAGGCCGTGATTGCCGCAGCGGCAGGCCTTGCAGCCAGCGGTGCAAGCAGTGCCGACGGCGATGCATTTCGCGCAGCCAGTTATGGGGCCACCACACCGCCATGGTCGGCTGCCCATGCCTATACCAATCTGCACGGGCCCAAGGCACCGGTGACGGCCACCGTGGTCGGCAACCTCAACTGCACAGAAGCGGGTTTTGACAACGAGACGCACCACATCGTGCTGGACTTTGGTGCCATGCCTTTTCCTGTGCTGGAAGGTCAGTCGCTGGGCATCATTCCGCCCGGTGTGGACGCCAGCGGCAAGCCGCATGTGGCACGCCAGTACTCGATTGCCAGCGCACGCAATGGCGAGCGCCCCGGCTACAACAATCTGGCGCTGACGGTAAAACGCGTGGTTGAAGATCACCAAGGTTTGGCGGTGCGTGGCGTGGCCAGCAACTATTTGTGTGATTTGCAGGTGGGTGACAAGGTGCAGGTCATAGGCCCGTTTGGCAGCAGCTTTTTGATGCCCAACCATCCACGCTCGCACATCGTGATGATCTGCACCGGCACCGGCAGTGCGCCCATGCGCGCCATGACAGAGTGGCGTCGCAGACTGCGCAAGAGCGGAAAATTTGAAGGTGGAAAACTGCTGCTGTTTTTTGGTGCACGCACGCCGCAAGAACTGCCGTATTTCGGCCCGCTGCAAAGCCTGCCCAAGGACTTCATCGACAGCAATTTTGCCTTCTCGCGCATCGCCGGCCAACCCAAGCGCTATGTGCAGGACGCCATGCGCGAGCGTACCGCAGACCTGATGGAGCTGCTGCGCGATGACAACACGCACATCTATGTCTGCGGCCTTAAAAGCATGGAAGAAGGCGTGGTGCTGGCCCTGTGTGATGTGGCGCAGCAAGCCGGTCTAAGCTGGGAAGATCTGGGCACAAAACTCAAGCGCGAAGGACGTCTTCACCTCGAAACTTACTGA
- the boxB gene encoding benzoyl-CoA 2,3-epoxidase subunit BoxB has translation MSSIDYSQKIPNNVDLSGDRTLQRALESWQPNFIKWWDDVGPEGSTNHDVYLRTAVSVDPQGWAQFGHVKMRDYRWGIFLNPADKNRNVHFGDHKGEKVWQDVPGEHRANLRRIIVTQGDTEPASVEQQRHLGLTAPSLYDLRNLFQVNVEEGRHLWAMVYLLHKHFGRDGREEAEALLERQSGDENNPRILGAFNEKTPDWLAFFMFTYFTDRDGKFQLAALAESAFDPLARTTKFMLTEEAHHMFVGESGVSRVLARTCQVMNELKTDDVNKLRNAGVIDLPTIQRYLNFHYSVTIDLFGADQSSNAATFYSSGLKGRYEEGKREDDHKLHDQNYKVLEVVDGKLQEKEVPMLNALNEVLRDDYIKDSNAGVGRWNKVMEKAGIDFRLTVPHKAFNRQIGALAGVRVSPDGRPVNEQEWQVKKDEWLATNDDRNYVSSLMKQCLEPGKFAGWIAPPVMGINRQPVDFDYVRFN, from the coding sequence ATGAGCAGCATCGACTACAGCCAGAAAATCCCCAACAACGTGGACCTCAGCGGCGACCGAACCTTGCAGCGTGCACTGGAGAGCTGGCAGCCCAATTTCATCAAATGGTGGGACGATGTAGGCCCCGAAGGATCAACCAATCACGATGTGTATCTGCGCACCGCTGTCAGCGTTGATCCCCAAGGCTGGGCGCAGTTTGGTCACGTGAAGATGCGCGACTATCGCTGGGGCATTTTTCTCAATCCCGCCGATAAAAATCGCAACGTACATTTCGGTGATCACAAGGGTGAAAAAGTCTGGCAAGACGTGCCCGGAGAGCACCGTGCCAACCTGCGCCGCATCATCGTCACACAGGGTGATACCGAGCCTGCCTCGGTGGAGCAGCAACGCCATCTGGGCCTGACAGCGCCATCGCTGTATGACCTGCGAAACCTGTTCCAGGTCAACGTGGAAGAAGGCCGCCATCTGTGGGCCATGGTCTACCTGCTGCACAAGCATTTTGGCCGTGATGGACGCGAGGAAGCCGAGGCACTTCTGGAGCGCCAAAGCGGTGACGAAAACAATCCGCGCATCCTCGGTGCCTTCAATGAAAAAACACCGGACTGGCTGGCGTTTTTCATGTTCACCTACTTCACCGATAGAGACGGAAAATTCCAGCTCGCGGCGCTGGCTGAAAGCGCGTTCGATCCGCTGGCACGTACCACCAAATTCATGCTGACCGAAGAAGCGCATCACATGTTTGTGGGCGAGTCTGGCGTTTCGCGCGTGCTGGCTCGCACCTGCCAGGTGATGAATGAACTCAAGACCGATGATGTAAACAAGCTGCGCAATGCCGGCGTCATTGATCTGCCCACGATTCAGCGCTATCTGAACTTTCACTACAGCGTGACCATTGACCTGTTTGGCGCGGACCAGTCGAGCAATGCGGCAACCTTCTACAGCTCGGGGCTCAAGGGCCGCTATGAAGAAGGAAAACGCGAAGACGACCACAAGCTGCACGACCAGAATTACAAGGTTCTGGAGGTGGTGGATGGCAAATTGCAGGAGAAAGAAGTCCCCATGCTCAACGCCTTGAACGAGGTGCTGCGCGACGACTACATCAAGGACAGCAATGCAGGCGTTGGCCGCTGGAACAAGGTGATGGAAAAGGCCGGAATCGACTTCCGCCTGACGGTTCCGCACAAAGCCTTTAACCGCCAGATTGGCGCACTGGCTGGCGTGCGCGTAAGCCCTGATGGCCGCCCCGTGAACGAGCAAGAATGGCAGGTCAAAAAAGACGAATGGCTGGCCACCAATGACGACCGAAACTATGTGTCATCGCTGATGAAGCAATGCCTGGAACCCGGCAAGTTTGCGGGCTGGATTGCACCGCCCGTCATGGGCATCAATCGCCAGCCTGTGGACTTTGATTACGTCAGATTTAACTAG
- the boxC gene encoding 2,3-epoxybenzoyl-CoA dihydrolase: MQQQPVVDYRTEPSQYRHWSFEVEGNMARLKLDIAEDGGIRPGYKLKLNSYDLGVDVELHDALNRIRFEQPQVRTVIVTSGKDRIFCSGANIFMLGVSSHAWKVNFCKFTNETRNGMEDSSKHDGLKFLAAVNGACAGGGYELALACDDIVLIDDRSSSVSLPEVPLLGVLPGTGGLTRVTDKRHVRHDLADIFCTSVEGVRGQRAVDWRLVDAIAKPAQFAEAVNQRAATLSEKSSRPASGKGIQLTKLQRQESADALNYTHVSVQIDRSKRSATITVKAPQGSQPSSIKAIENAGAAWWPLAMGRELDDAILHLRTNELDVGTWILKTEGDAAAVLAADQSLIAHKDHWLVQQTLGLLRRTFARLDVSSRSLFALIEPGSCFAGMLAELAFCADRAYMLVLPDDAQREPVIQLDEFNFGLLPLVNDQSRLQRRFYEESAPLEAALAAVGKALNGDAAQQLGLVTASLDDIDWEDEIRIAMEERAAMSPDALTGLEANLRFASHENMATRIFGRLSAWQNWIFNRPNAVGEKGALKLYGTGQKAGFDFNRV, from the coding sequence ATGCAGCAGCAACCCGTCGTCGATTACCGCACCGAGCCCAGCCAGTACCGGCATTGGTCGTTTGAAGTGGAAGGCAACATGGCCCGGCTCAAGCTGGACATTGCCGAAGACGGCGGCATACGCCCCGGCTACAAGCTCAAGCTCAACAGCTATGACCTGGGCGTGGATGTAGAGCTGCACGATGCGCTCAACCGCATCCGCTTCGAGCAACCGCAGGTGCGTACCGTCATCGTCACCAGTGGCAAAGACCGCATCTTCTGCTCAGGTGCCAACATCTTCATGCTGGGTGTCTCGTCCCACGCATGGAAGGTGAACTTCTGCAAGTTCACCAACGAAACGCGCAACGGCATGGAAGACAGCTCAAAGCATGACGGGCTCAAGTTCCTCGCCGCCGTCAACGGTGCCTGCGCCGGGGGCGGTTATGAGCTGGCTCTGGCCTGCGATGACATCGTGCTGATCGACGACCGATCATCTTCCGTATCGCTGCCCGAAGTGCCGCTGCTGGGCGTACTTCCCGGCACCGGTGGGCTGACCCGTGTGACCGACAAGCGCCATGTACGCCATGACCTCGCCGACATCTTCTGCACCAGCGTAGAAGGCGTGCGCGGCCAGCGCGCGGTTGACTGGCGACTGGTGGACGCCATCGCCAAACCCGCGCAGTTTGCCGAAGCCGTGAATCAGCGTGCAGCTACTTTGAGCGAAAAAAGCTCACGCCCGGCATCTGGCAAAGGAATACAGCTCACAAAACTGCAGCGCCAAGAGTCTGCTGACGCTCTGAACTACACCCATGTCAGCGTGCAGATTGACCGCAGCAAGCGCAGCGCAACCATCACTGTCAAAGCCCCGCAGGGCTCGCAGCCCAGCAGCATTAAAGCGATTGAAAACGCAGGTGCCGCATGGTGGCCGCTGGCCATGGGCCGTGAGCTGGATGACGCCATCCTGCACCTGCGCACCAATGAGCTGGATGTGGGCACCTGGATTCTCAAAACCGAAGGCGATGCCGCCGCGGTGCTGGCCGCAGACCAGAGCCTGATCGCACACAAAGACCACTGGCTGGTGCAGCAAACGCTGGGCCTGCTGCGCCGCACCTTTGCGCGCCTCGATGTGTCATCGCGCTCGCTGTTTGCACTGATCGAGCCCGGCTCCTGCTTTGCCGGCATGCTGGCCGAGCTGGCCTTCTGCGCCGACCGTGCCTACATGCTGGTGCTGCCCGATGATGCCCAGCGCGAGCCCGTCATTCAGCTTGACGAATTCAACTTTGGCTTGCTGCCGCTGGTCAATGACCAAAGCCGTCTGCAACGCCGCTTTTACGAAGAATCGGCACCGCTTGAAGCGGCGCTGGCTGCCGTCGGCAAAGCACTCAATGGCGATGCGGCGCAGCAGCTCGGTCTGGTTACCGCATCGCTGGACGATATCGACTGGGAAGACGAAATCCGCATCGCCATGGAAGAGCGCGCTGCCATGTCACCCGATGCCCTCACAGGCCTTGAAGCCAACCTGCGCTTTGCCAGCCACGAGAACATGGCCACACGCATTTTTGGCCGCCTTTCTGCATGGCAGAACTGGATCTTCAATCGCCCCAATGCCGTGGGTGAAAAAGGCGCGTTGAAGCTTTACGGAACAGGCCAAAAGGCCGGCTTCGACTTCAATCGCGTTTGA